Genomic DNA from uncultured Acetobacterium sp.:
CTTAATTTAGCCAGTCTTGACGAAGCCAATGAATTTGTCCAAAAGCTCCTGCAAAACTACAAGTGTCCCAAAACAGACAACCTCAAAGCCCAGCTTTTTGTGGAAGAAGCGATCGTCTATTGGGAAAAGAACGCTCCAGAAAACGCCAGATTTGAACTATCCATTCAAAAGCGTTTTAAGACCATTACCCTGGCGCTGAATTATTGGGGCGACCCGGAAAACCCACTGACTGTTGCTGAAACATCCGAGGATGAAGAATTCGAATTTAATCGGATTGGTCAAAACATTTTAATCGGGTTGTCCGCAGTGACCTATTCCTACGAAAAGGGCTGCAATAACGTCTCGTATACACTCAAACAAAAACCGCTGAATCCGGCGCTGACCACGGCCATTGCCTTTGTGGGGGCAATCATCTCTGGTTTGGCCCTGCAAGCCGTTGCGCCGGCCTTGGGCAAACAGATCGGCACCACCATTCTGACTCCCCTCAGTGGTACTTTTTTCGGTTTTCTTAATGCGATTGTTATTCCCGTCTTGTTTTTTTCGGCCATCGGCAGCATTTTCAATATGGATAATCTGGCTCAAATGAAACGAATCTTTCAGCTGTTACTCACCTGGTCGGTGGCCATTATTCTGCTGGCGTCGGCCATTTCTCTAGGGGTGGCACAGATTTCTCTGCTGGGACAAACAACCTCAGCAACCCAGGGCGGAAGCGGGGACCTGTGGAATCAAATTGGGGAGATGGTGTTTGGTATCATTCCAACCAATATCCTCCAACCTTTTCTGGACGGTAATACCCTGCAGATTATGTTTTTGGCCATCATTGGCGGGATCGTGATGCTGACCTTAAAAGGACGATTTCCTTCAATCACAAAAATCGTTACCGAATGCAACCTGGTTTTTTCGACCATTCTGGATGCCATCTGCGCCCTGATGCCCTGGGTGGTTTTTATCAGTATCTTGAATATGATGGTCTCTGGTCAAGGCACTGCCCTGTTAGGCGCATTTAAACTGCTCGCCTTGCTGGTGGTAACCATTCTGATCATCGATCTGGTGATGCTTTTGAGTGTGGCAGTGTATGAAAAAATCAGCCCACTTGAATACCTCAAAACAGCGGCCCCATTTCTGCTGATTGCCTTCTCTACCGCCAGCTCCAGTGCGGCTTTCGCCAGCCATACCGCAACAGCATTGGGAAAACAGAAGATCCGGGATTATGTAGTCCATTTTTCAATCCCAGTGGGGGTGTTGTTCAACAAGCAGGATGCCATCCCGATGTTACTGCTGACTTCATTATTTGTCGGGAATATTTATGGGATTGCCTTCACCTTACCAGATTTGATTCCGGTGGTGATTCTCTGTATGATTCTCTCGGTGGCCGTACCGCCATCGCCGGGGATGGGGGCGTTTCTCTTTACGATCGTCTTTAACCTGCTGGGGATTCCCCTGGAAGGGCTGGCTTTGGCCGTCACCATTGCCATCTTTATTGATTACCCGGCCACTGCCAGCAATGTGATGACCACTAACATCGGCATGCTTCATACCGAACATCGGCTAAAAGCAACAGAAGCAAAGCAGACCATCAAGATCTAAATTAAACCTGTTGACGATTTGATTTTAACCGGCCGGTTTCAAAATCGGCATTGGTTTTGATGATTTCTTGAGCGATTTCCGGATTCGACCATTTACCCGAAGTGACTGCGTCATTGATAAAAACGTCATAGACTTTGATGGCTAAAATCGCCAGTTGCGAGGGGTTGTGTGGGATAGCACCATCTGGAAAACAATCGGCATGGGTTTTGACAAAGGCCGCCGCCGCTTTAACCGCCCGATGATCGTCCCGGTCTTGGAGAGTGGGGTACTCGAATGCCCATAAATCAGTCCGTTTTTTAATCAACGTTTTGTCTGAATCGCCGGGGTCGATTCCGGCGGCGGTAAAGACCCGGCAATCGTAAATGCGACAGGTGATGGCCCGATTTTTATAAATCGAACAGCGCCCATCTGTTAGCATGGGACAGTGTCCCTCTTCGTCGTAACCCATCAGCACGTTACCTTTAGGGAGACCGGGAGCCGGGAATAGCAGCTGTTTATTGATCCGGGCAAGGGTTTTTGTTTCCTGAGGTTGGATATGAATAAAATATGATGCGGTGCAGCAGGCATTGCAGCTACCGCAATTGACCTCGGTACCAGCTTCAGTAATCAGAGAAGCCCGGACTTCTTTAAGCCAGGCCGAAAAATCACCCGCCGAAATGTGTTGTGTATTGTCCATTAATTTAGACCCTTTCAAAATGAAATAAAGTATTACTTATTTTACACCAGCTTTTTGATAAAGTCCAGATGGTGTCATTGCGGCACGATCTGAAAACAGCAAAATAAAAAACAGGATTTCTACTCTTAGAAATCCCGTTTTTATTTTTTTGCGATTTGATCAGCGGCATTAGTTATTCCTG
This window encodes:
- a CDS encoding cation:dicarboxylase symporter family transporter — protein: METKKILPLNLASLDEANEFVQKLLQNYKCPKTDNLKAQLFVEEAIVYWEKNAPENARFELSIQKRFKTITLALNYWGDPENPLTVAETSEDEEFEFNRIGQNILIGLSAVTYSYEKGCNNVSYTLKQKPLNPALTTAIAFVGAIISGLALQAVAPALGKQIGTTILTPLSGTFFGFLNAIVIPVLFFSAIGSIFNMDNLAQMKRIFQLLLTWSVAIILLASAISLGVAQISLLGQTTSATQGGSGDLWNQIGEMVFGIIPTNILQPFLDGNTLQIMFLAIIGGIVMLTLKGRFPSITKIVTECNLVFSTILDAICALMPWVVFISILNMMVSGQGTALLGAFKLLALLVVTILIIDLVMLLSVAVYEKISPLEYLKTAAPFLLIAFSTASSSAAFASHTATALGKQKIRDYVVHFSIPVGVLFNKQDAIPMLLLTSLFVGNIYGIAFTLPDLIPVVILCMILSVAVPPSPGMGAFLFTIVFNLLGIPLEGLALAVTIAIFIDYPATASNVMTTNIGMLHTEHRLKATEAKQTIKI
- a CDS encoding YkgJ family cysteine cluster protein; the encoded protein is MDNTQHISAGDFSAWLKEVRASLITEAGTEVNCGSCNACCTASYFIHIQPQETKTLARINKQLLFPAPGLPKGNVLMGYDEEGHCPMLTDGRCSIYKNRAITCRIYDCRVFTAAGIDPGDSDKTLIKKRTDLWAFEYPTLQDRDDHRAVKAAAAFVKTHADCFPDGAIPHNPSQLAILAIKVYDVFINDAVTSGKWSNPEIAQEIIKTNADFETGRLKSNRQQV